A window of Tachypleus tridentatus isolate NWPU-2018 chromosome 7, ASM421037v1, whole genome shotgun sequence genomic DNA:
AGCATAATAAGGTTTACTAGCTACGTACAGTCACTCCAAGACTTTTCTTGTCCCCCGGTGGGACAGCGAttagtcttcggatttacaacgttaaaatcaggagttcaacccctctcggtggacacaaccGATAGCCTCTCACGGCAATAACATAATGTTAGTTTACTAACTACGTGCACTCGCTCCAAAATCTACCACCACAACAGGATAATACCAATTCACAAGTTATGTACGCTCACTGTAAAACTTACTACCGTAATAgcataatatttacttattaataacgtacattttattttaaacttacctaccattattttaagataaaaaaggTTTAGTAGCAACGCGTAGTTTTTCCTAAACCtactatagaaataataaaatactggTGTGCTGGAGAGAGTGGCAACTCCTCGATCTGCCactaatttatgttatttgtttggtATGTATATATGAGGATGCTAGCACATTAGTTTGAGATATACAGATTGCTAACGTATCCAGGTGTTGATTATTTGGTCGAATAAGTTCTGGTGTCTCTAAGGTAATGCAACTGGAACTGATCAGTGCTTTTCTGGAAAAGGTAAATGAACCACTTGGTTATCAGTGAATACCAAAATAATATGTATGATAACAGTGGCTgaaacaaatataagttttggTTATTAATGGAATTTTATGTGCTAAAGATTAATCGCAATTAGAATAGTGACCATAATGTACGAAACAATAGTTTCAAATTTACCATTCGTGTATCAAGTTTATCTGTTGTGTATTTTCAGaattttcatgtaaagctacacaaaaagttAGCTGCAGATAGCCGCTTCTAGTTCTAAACTGATAAACTAAAAGAAAGCCTATTCAACAATATTGGCTGCGCAACCTTAAACTTCTCTACTCTGACAGAATAGTGGGGTTCGACCGTCTTAGAGTACTGTGTGCATGCTTGCAGTAATACGAAACAAACCATGAGTTTTCAAATTCACAATTTAAGCGTTAAGTCACACGTTGCCTGTCAGCGTTTAAGAAGTTTCTGAAATACATTAATGTGCATCAGTCTAGATTTTGATTAGGTCGAGTCACGACCGTTCACAACTACCATATAAAACTAGATAAAAGTAAAtaccaaatataaaaaatagtgaTTAATTTTAGCAACCAACTCAACAGATGTACAGCTTATACGTGATACGTAGTAtgtactttatttgaattaaagttttaatacctataccagccgtcttgaggtctgacctaagaaagtcgaaacattgttctgtactttattttaattaaagttttaatacctataccagccgtattgggaatatatttttacttcaatgagtttctcgtcattacgtaACGTAGCATGAATTAAGTGTACCACCAGGGTTACGGAAAATCGTCAGCCATCCCTACCATGAAGATGGTTTGCTCTAGCCTTCACTGTTATAGTACCATACCACCTCTTAACCACTTTTATAACAAGTTTATTAATTATCTCTATAATAAGTCTAACAACCGTTTCTCTAAAAGGTTTATCAACCATCTCTATAATAAGTCTAACAACCATTTCTATAACaagtttggcctggcatggcctagagcgttaaggcgtgcgcttcgtaatctgagggtcgcgggttcgcgaccgagtcgcgccaaacatgctcgccctcccagccatgagggcgttataatgtgacggtcaatcccacttttagttggtaaaagagtagcccaagagttggcggtgggtggtgatgactagctgccttccctctagtcttacattgctaaattagggacggctagcacagatagccctcgtgtagctttgtgcgaaattccaaaacaaaatataacaagtttATCAACTATGTCTATATTAAGTCTACCGTTTCTATAACAAGTCTAACAACCGTTTCTATAACAAGTTTAAAAACTCATTTCTATAAAGATAATTTCATCACTAGAAATAGAAAGAGCTTCTTTGTTTTCAACAATTAATAAAGACAAGCGAAACTCAGATTTGTTTTAGTCACTGTTATCATACATATTAACTGTTTTGGTATTCATTAAATGTTAGCATCAgtcgttttattattttatataatatttttaaggaGATTTAAACGACAAATTACGAACGTGAGAGTTTTCATTATATAGTTTAAATACGGTCTCATATTATTTTGTAGGTTAACTTTTAATAGATATacagttgaaaagaaaaacatgttaacaatttGTTTCTGCAATATCACGTGTCctctttgtttgtgtttttgaccATGTGTTTCAGATGAATAGCCTTGGCCAGTGATTAGTGCAAATGCCTCCAGAGGCATACATGGATAACCTTGGAGTGGAGAAAGCTGGAACTTGTTTCAATTTTACTGAAGAAGAACATTTATGAGAACTTCctacttgtttataaacacaCAGCGAGACGTCGTAATGAACGGTCATCAGTGAATATCTCGCACAGTATCAAAATGTTGAACTTTAGTTCGTACTGtgtgaaatattttcacaaaatattaactcGTCAACGTGAGTTAGTACTGTGCGAAACATGTTCCCACAGGATTAAAGTGTTGAAGTGAgcttgtaatgtttgaaatatgttcACACAGAATTAAAAATTTTGAAGTCAGTTCGTGCTTATGAAATGTGCTCACACAGGGTAAAAAATGCTGATATCAGCTACTACTGTTCAAAACATGGTTACACAGGACTAAAGCGTTAAAGTAAAGATTGTTTGTTCTATCATAGTATCAAAAGGAAGATTCTAAGCTAAATACATGAAGATTTGATATCGATTTCTTAACAAACTGAGCTTCATTGTTGATATAAGAAAGCTAAAAGTTTGAACATCACGACTTATAAAGCAttgaaaaaatgtgtaaaatacaataaatgaataaaaatcgaATGTTCAGTCGCCACGTTCTGAAGTGGTTTGTTTGATGCTTTTCAGTTAAGAATagttttaacagattaaaatttaTACCAGTTTTAGAATGATGGTTTTATTACACGTATTACCCAAAAAACCATGCATTACCACTTTAGTCACTACAAGACCAAATAAAACGACGCTTTTCAATAGTATTTAACGAACGTTtcacatacaatatatattaatacaatattacatAGAAATTCCTGAATCATTATTCGTATAATAAGAGAAgggcatataataaaatataaagatatataaaactatgtaacataaattttgttcctggatagtatgtgttatttcttaattgcttatgttgtaaaagtacagaaaatggccagtattccctttaaactttgcttttgtgacctggataatgaaatttagaaattaacctattttctacgtaaaaacgggcaaatttccACATTTTGatttacgtaaggtctgaataaaacaacatatgaatcaagatttacatgtatttatattaaagttatacaaaaatgtttagaagtgagtagtttttcgagatttgcgactttaatataaatcactttcgcGTATCAGCCCCttaatatagtctcccatcatgtttttcgttatacgctcccaggtcacaaaagcaaaagtttgaagagaaaaataagtcttttccatttactttaggcataagtaattaggaaaacactttctgcccaggaacaagaaaaagtaaaaatgttgttacgtAGTGTAATGTTTGTGTGCTACTTTAAAGGAACTGAGCTACACTCACTGTAATAGAATCTAATAACAAGTAATCATTCAAATAATTGAATGAACTAATTCTAAGATTTATTCAAAAATAGAATGACCACAGATAAGGCGAAAAGTGTGTTTATTTGGAGTTGAAGGATATTGTTTATACGGATGTTTTGAAATAAGTAAATTCCATCTTTAGTAAactgtacatatttttaaaatacaaattattttgatcTCAGAAATGGAATTACAGTGTTGAAAATTTGTTATAATGACAGCGAATTACTAATTATAGAAGCCTTTCTtattaatgaagatatatatatatatatatatacgttgaggtatatattttattaccattAGTGACTGAAGTATTGTTCATACTTCTtgctgtgttttttttctattttattctgAACATGGAATATGTTCCTTCAAGATAAGTTtagtttatctttataaacatgCTTATCAGTGCCCATTCTATTTTTGGTATAGTAATATTTCTACTCTATGAATCTGTAACTAAGATCTAGCTGTGTACTTGTGGTATCAGTCTAACAGTTCTGATCCAAAGTTCAGGTCATGTAACTTCCGTTTGATGTCAATCATTACTTTGATTTGTTTAATATCGATAAGTTGAGCATTTGAGTTACGTCATTTGACTTGCAATatgtgggtcacgggttcgaatcacgtcACCGAATATGGTCGCCCTTTGAGCTGTTGGGATATCATAATGTAGAAGTCATTACTACTATTCGTCGGTACaaaagttgcccaagagttggcggtgggtgtgttGAATATCTGCCTTTTCTAGTTTACTTCTTTACATTTAGGGACAGTTATTGCAAATAACCCTCAAGTAGCATTGCtcaaaattttacaaacaaacaaaaagttcagttttaggttttataatttaatattattattgattatcaTTTTGTTACGCATATTAGAGTGCGTCAAACGTTAAGTGAGTATTCATCCAAGCCATgagttttgaaagaaaaatacaaaaagaaacgTCTAGAACTTCGAACTGTAATATGTCATAAGACATTCACTTTTCTAGTAAAATGAGCACGAATGTTTCACAGATATAAATGAGTTAccatgttttcttttaattacacTAGTTTTTAAATACATCATATCCGAATTCACTTCTGatcataatttatataaagaTCGATTTTTTTCATGCacagtattttgaaaatattggtTGTGTGTTGTAATACAATAGTGTTTTTATGTCCAAACGTCAATACTTTATCTGGAGgttctttattttaaagatgagcaaaaaatgttgaaaaaaagtACATAGGATAAAATTATCATACTACTGATATGTAATAGAATATAGAACATGCTCACATTAGCCACTATATGTTGTGTCTTATGTCACTTTAATCTGGTCTTTCCTAAAACACAGTTCATACTTCCATTTTATGGAAGATTTAGGCTTAAAGGTAAGAACTGGAAAGAGAAGTTATAAAATAAGCTGGATACGACACAGTAATGAACTTTAATTGTATAAGGTTAGAGAAAATCGTACAAAGTCTTCATTTCTTATCACAAGGGTTAGTAGCAATAACTCCGTTCtgtgtttgataaaaaataattaggaCTACGTTAGTGTTACACGTGGTTATGAACGTATAACAGAAACTGGAGATTTGTGTATCTTATTTCCAATGCTTTTCTTCCAAAACCTCAGATAACTCAGATGTAGGCAATATATCCATGTTGACGATTTATTTTAGTGATTAGTAACCTTTTCTAGTGATTCCCCCATCCCGTCCCAACTCCAGACAACTGCTCTTTTAGGACCTTTGGTTGTACTGTGGTAAACAACACAGGCAAGTAGCCTAATTCTAAAGGGGACAATTCTATTTTTACCGACATAATCAACACTGAAATCTTGGTTCTTTCGAACCATCCAGACGGTTAGtgaggtaaataaaaataaacatacggttttactttttatgtacttgtaaagtaaaaaaagcaacaattaccgtgtttctccgataataagacctacccataaaataagacctagtgtgatttttggggatagttttaatataagccctacccttaaaataagccctagttaagagtggcaggaagaggaaagaaataaaaaaaaataatttattaattagtttgtttaagtattaatcagttagtttaatagtttaataatagtttattttaaatggttagtttaatagttttactttgtgacttcattttttttaatatatcaaaataagacatcccccgaaaataagtcctagtgtcatattttggagtgaaaattaatataagccctgtcttattttcggagaaacacggtaatagTCATAACTATCGTAACTATCAAAATTAACAAAAGAATACCTTGTTCGTTTTATCCTTCAtaagtagttttaaaaatctTCTCACATAAACTTTGCCCCTTTCCTTCCCACCAGGGGCTCAGCAATAAGTTAAGAGCTCATTCTGCTAAAATTCATGTTTCGTTACTTTTGACGGGCTCAGCACtcacagccctttgtgtagctctgtacaTAAACTTAAGCCTAGCAGATTATGTTCTACTGTAAAAGCCTGTAATCTCCGCTCATAAGATCATTGCTATGAGATATGTTTTCTTCTTCGTAATCGTCatagaattattatttatgttatacataTATGACACTAAATACGGTGAATAAAGGAAATACTaacaaagtgtaaaacatacacgTGATGATGACTCAAAGAAAGTATTATTTTTGAATACTTATATGGAAAAATACAAACTTATAGAAATATTCAGCacgttattaaaaacagtaaaaactatTCTTGTAACTTGAAACAGTTTATTTGATCTCTTGGATGTGATAAATATTGACCGACGCGCGCGCACGCTCACACATACACGCAAAACACGAGCAGTTAACTGTTTAAAAACATGCCGAGAGCATTATTTCAACTTATTTGACTAACATTAATTGTGAAACTGGTTAACAcacgaaaaaataatttaattttgttagttaatacgttaattataagttaaaaacatgagttaactttcaaaaaataaaacacatttgaaTGGATAAATCTACAAAAATTGGGAAAATTTACTTACCTAACACAAATACGGAGGTAAGCGTTTTTAGAAGTTCAACTTATGCACATTAATATCGCCGAACTTCTTGAGTGAAAGGTTTGAAGTTCCTTCAGAATTCTGCtctcattatttttaaatcatacgAATTAGTTCGCAATTTTTCACATCGTACACGAGCACAGAGAGACTCAACCAGTCAAATGGCTAAGATCATCTACCGAACGCAGCGCCGAGCACCGAGGGAGGGGTTGAGGTAGAAGGGGAGAGTGCAGCTGAAAGGAGGAAAAGAAGGGACAAGTGTGGAAAATGAAGGGTCACGTGACTACATCTAGCTTGTAAGTAAGACAAATAATTGGGTCCAATTAACTTCTTACTAATTCGAAGTCAAAGTCTGCGCAGCCTCTGTTGAAAGCAACCAGAAATACTCGTTCATGCGATGTTGCAGGAGCAATAGGGAAGTTTTACCAGAAGCACGAGAGCAAGTCGTAAAGAAAACACATCAAGTAAGAACGCCAAATATTCTCCGCGGGAACCACCACGTGCGTGCACTTGAAAGTGTTTTGATTTCTGTTGCGGAGCTTTAACCTTGACATCAAGTGCCAGAAGTGTCTGCTTCCCCATAGTGGTAATGTTCTATAAAAATTCAAGAAGCTAACAACCTCtcgaatataaattaaataattgaaaTGCTTATTTCGTTCGAGTCAAGCTTAGGTTCAGGTTTTATTGATACTATAATTATCATATGTAAATTGCGTAGTTAGTAAAATTCGGTAGTTAGTAAGCttggtttttttttacactaaatttTTAATGATTGAACAAATGTATAATTCCagacaattttaaaatttgatgtaTAATAGTGTATAAATAGATTCTTGTGCTTAAAGTATCAGTCCGTTTTGCTAGTAAACATGGTAGTTCTTTGcagtaaaagaaaaaatcattTGTCGCTGGATTAAGATAAAtaggttatgtttgtttgttgttaaacaaatgtATACAATGGGCTCTCTAAGTTTTACTTTTACCATTGCAAGTTTTCAatcttaccgctgtgccacttgaagTCTGATAAATAGGTGTGTTTGAGCGTTATTAGTTTTAAATTCGTACGGGTAAACTTGTTTTGATAGCGGTTTACAATGAGATAACCGATATTCTCAAAGTAGTTCTACATAATTGCTTTGTAATACTAAGCCTACATTTTAAAGAACTGGTGTGATGAAGTTTAAACAGTGATGGAGAAATCCGTTTGTAATTAACGGATATTGTGTTGAGATGTTTATTTGTTCTCACTTGCATTACTGTTAATGTACATTTGGTTATAATGAATTAACATGAGTGGCTTACAGAAAGGAATGTCCTATTTCTTTCTGAACCGTTCTTTAAATAAAGATTGAACATTAGGTAATAGAACTTAAAACATAACCGGCTGAAAACTACGTTTTAAATTAAGCCAGCTCTCTTAAGATGAGTTAACTCGTTGTTTAGAAAATGCACCAGtgaagacatatatatatataacttcagtcaatataatacacataaatttcataatattgctcatatattctaatattaccttttgtataaaatagttcatAAAGATGCGCGATTAGAAAGTCTGTATATTTCAGTATCAGGAccaaatattttactataaattcaaattttgtgaTCAAAATAATGAACATCTCAATCATTTCTTACGAGTCGTGTCAGGCTCTGCATAGTACTATTTTACCACTTCATCATTTACAACAAATCCCATATAATATTAATGTGCATTTTACTGTTAGTGACGTCAATCCCACCCACACTTAATGTGACTGACTACCAGTAattaatatttctcttttcagtacaCACGAGAAGAAGCTAAATGCTGAGAAatataaaccttttatttttctacacGTGTATGATAAAAAGTCTCAACAGAAGTGACGTATTATGATAAGATTATGGATTTACCAAAGAATCGTGAATATTCATTCGCACGAGAGAAACATATACTAATGTTAATTAGggttaataataaacttattgaTCTTTAGTGTACTGTTTTCTATATTACTACTAATTTTGTATACAGTtgttaaatatagtaaaacaGAACATATAATGATATTTCCACACACTATTAACAAAAGTGAGACAGTTTGAAATTGATTCTCTTGTTTTTGTCGCATCGCAACATTAAAAACATTGCTTTGGTATATGCAAAGTATACAGCGACCTAATTGATTTGAAGTTATGATTTTTGTAAatgctaaatatatatttttctacaataaatatatagaaagagTTCTTAGATCCAGCATTAGgacgtttatatattttaaaacattttctctgATTAATCCAAGGCGATTGAATTAGAATAAAAGTcagtttattcttaaataaagcttacacacacacacacaataatatatataaagtatagtCTTTTTTTGAAGTAgcttgtgttgtttgtttgttttaaattttgcgcaaagctactcgagggctatctgcgctagccgtccctaatttagctagtcatcaccattcactgccaactcttgggctactcttttaccaacgaatagtgggattgaccgttacattataacgcccccacggttgaaagggcaagcatatttggtgcgaccctcggattacgagtcgaacgccttaacacacttggccatgtcgggcctttgaAGTAGCGCAACAGTCTCTGTATATTATGGATTGGTTGTATGACAGTCGTAAAGTTGAGGTAAAACATTATTCAGGGTTTATTAAAAcgtaaaatacattatatttactacAATATATTAGTGTGGAATTCCAGTAGAAATCCATGATATCAGCTCTTATTTTTCTCTGTTTCGCTTTTATTGGCGTGTTCCAAGTTTCTTGATGGCAACTCAGATAACAATGAAGATACAGTTGCTATGGTGATTTAATCACATCTCCAATCATTCATGCTCCCACGTAAGACAGCGacaagtttacggacttaaaatactaaaatccgAAGCTGGATACAACAGATAGGAACAAAGAAAACAATCCGTATATCTTCATTGCTAGCACTGTTCTAGTTATAGTGATAAAGGAAGTAATAACATATTGTCCCCAGGGACACAgaggaatgtctgcggactcgtaACGCGAGaaatagggttttgatacccgtgcgtgttgagcagagcacacatagtccattctgtagctttatgtttaGTTCCAAACAAAGCGAAAAATAACATACTAGTAGGGCTATATTTACAAGAAAGTATATGTGGTGGCGCCTTTGAGGCAGAGGTATGTTTGGTGATggtattattaaacttaaatacaGGTAGGAATGGAAACCCGGAATTCAATAGCTTTATACGTCCATAGTGCAATCTGttcataaattacattttaaaataacttaaataggaatttattacaaatattaaaagattaaaagtgttttaaaatagagaaaatgaAATATCTCAAGACCCTTACAATGTTGTAACTTAGATGCGTGATTATAAACTAAACTTAAGGACCAGAAGTAAATATATCACTTACCACATTAAATTAGACCTAACATTGATGGTGAAACACTTTCGTTAAGCGCAGGAGCCCTAATAGAGCCAATTAACCCTAAATGTGTGTCGTATGACCCCAATCACATTCATGATCTGcgatacttaaatataaaaacatgttcaCACGAGAATCTACACATTTACAGCAGATCTACCATGTCACTGCAGTCCTGTTGTGCGTTGGGTGATAGTAGATAATTATTGTAAACCATTCTGATTTTATCAGGTGTTATATTAGTTTGTATCTAAAACATGAAATTAAGAATATCGTAAACGATGAAGTTTTGACCCAAATTTAAAAAATGGTAGCTACGTTTCAGATCCTGGAAGTTAGTTAGTCAGGCTTATTTAACCaagtaaaatacagtaatttatttgccactgtaaaacatacatatcacTTAATCTAGAGATAGAAAATTTCTATGCTTCATACTCTAAGCAAGTATGTTAGCAAAGTTACAAGATTAAAAGTTAGAACTTCGACTTGGTGCAATTTATAAAAATGAGGGCTTTACCTTTTAAAGTAGCTGAAAACCTTGAGACTGTCGTGTTTTAGAAAGGCTGTAAGTTTaatcacaaaattaaattttttcagCCAGAAGACGATTACACTATgtcacaaaatttttactttttcttgttcctgggcagaaagtgttattttccaattgcttatgcttaaagtaaatgaaaaagatctatctttctcttcaaactttgcttttgtgacctgggtaatgaaattttcaaatttacccattttccagaacattccaggtagaaaCGGTGCTGAAACATTTGGAATTATGTGTAACCCGAACGaatggcgcctcttcattgatagctcatccagaagtctcaaagctgtgctgctccataacagaataagtatccgtctcttcccctggctcattcggtgcacctcaaagaggaataaaacagcgtcaagatcttgctagatgccttgaagtatgatgagtatggttggtaggttatcggagacttcaaaatggtggcattcctgatgggtctccaaggaggcttcacCAAGTTTCTCTTGTTACCTTTGCCTTTGGGAGAGCAGtgacaccgcagcacactacaacagggagcactggccacaacggaccgagttctctgtggggaggcacaatgtcaagtgtgagccattagtggacctccagaagtgTTGTTCCCacaattgcacataaaattgggtcttatgaaacaatttgtcacagctcttgataaggaatctgcagccttcaagtaccttcgagacttcttcctaagttgtctgaggcaaaggtcaaactggtgtcttcgttggaccacaaataaagaagttcctagagtgcacagaattccccaagaagctcagtacgaaggaaaaaaaagcttggggcagatTTGTCGCAGTGATTCGGGGCTTCTTGACCAATCACaaagccgaaaattatgtggaagaactggtgaagaactacggcaacaTGGGCTgcaagatgtccctgaaagttcatatccttgacgctcatcttgataaattcaagaagaacatgggagcatactcagaggagcaaagcGAGCGGAGCGCTTCCacaaagatatactggactttaaacaCCGCCACCAaagagcatataacaaaaacatgatggcagactatatttgggggctgatacagtcgcaaatctcgaaaaactactcacttctaaacatttttgtgcatTTGTGTATAAcgttaataaaaatacatgtaaatcttgattcatatgttgttttattcagaccttacgtaaatgaaaatgtgcaaatttgtcagtttttacgtagaaaataggttaatttctaaatttcattatccaggtcacaaaagcaaagtttaaaggttttttttttttttttgaatttcgcacaaagctactcgagggctatctgtgctagccgtccctaatttagcagtgcaagactagagggaaggcagctagtcatcaccacccaccgccaacttttgggctactcttttaccaacgaatagtgggattgaccgtcacattatacacccccacggctgggagggcgagcatgtttagcgcgacgggggcgcgaacccgcgacccttggattacgagtcgcacgccttacgcgctaggccatgccgggccccaagtttaaagggaataatggccattttctgtacttttataacataagcaattaaaaaaaataatacatactatctagaaacaaaatttgtgttacatagtgttattgcaTCAATATGTTTCCGACGAAATAGGTTTTATCTATACGTTTCGAATACTTTATACATGTACAACAGTGTAAATTTACaggatattaaattataatatctcTTCTCtcacatatttttaaacagaaacaaataatattttgtttgtatctgCAACAGTGTACGTTCAAAGAACGCTTAGATAACTATCGTATTTTCCCGCATGTTTTAAACATAAACGTATAAGGCTCTATTGCTTGGATCGTGCACATATAATGCTAGTGTTTTGTTAATAACCTTCTTGATTTGTATCTTCCTTTTAACAACCCTTTATTTGtaacaatttatataattaaaaatggtaggatttcataataataattataataccaCGTGACAACTTCCGAGCATTACAGAGCTCaggagttttttttattttattatacttaagaAGTGTTGTTATCATTTGTTGATGGCTGAAGAGATCATTGTAAGTCGTGTTAACAAGCATACAGGTTTAAACTAAATGTTCACAGTGACCCGGAGAGGTGCACGAAAGTGGATcgaaacaaaatgtaattatcgGTTCTCTGGGTTTGTTGCCCATTTTAACAGCTTTCGGCTTCACGTTTTGTCTGATAATTACCGAATGtatactgttaaaaaacaaagcgATTTAGTTACACCTCAAACCAAAACAGTGTCCGACTTGGTACGAAAGTTTCTATCGAATATCGCTGATTTTAAGTGTAATGAAATGAATTTTTTGGGCAGTTTTTTAAAAGGCAATGAGTTAATGTTAGTAAGTGAATTACTTCATTTTACAGAAGTGATTACTTTATGAAACTCGAGTCTattgaattttgtaaataaacatgacTGGGTTAATACCTGCTAGTGACGGA
This region includes:
- the LOC143255815 gene encoding uncharacterized protein LOC143255815, with the protein product MKQFVTALDKESAAFKYLRDFFLSCLRQRSNWCLRWTTNKEVPRVHRIPQEAQYEGKKSLGQICRSDSGLLDQSQSRKLCGRTGEELRQHGLQDVPESSYP